In Vicia villosa cultivar HV-30 ecotype Madison, WI linkage group LG7, Vvil1.0, whole genome shotgun sequence, the DNA window ttattttaattaaatcttttaatataattaattatatatagtaattatttttttttatttttttataaataaaattaatatgtaatactaatattaaaaatcataatttgttgttcgttccgattaaatcgattaatcgctatggtcaataataattttaattaaaataatatttaattaaaatgtaattaatttctatttgattaaatggtttcaactattTTATGAGTTGCGATGATTAACTCTTCTATTTCTCTCATTCTAATGTgttgttctttttaatcgaatcaatcgattacgaggggtaacgatacaaattaattcataaaaattattaaaaaatactattattcgttattattaataattaaatcaattgattaaaattggtaacgatccagctactaatctgttaactatggtaattgaatcaatcgattattgcggttaatagtacaaactaaaaaaatcagggttgtacgcccaaatcctaaaacacttccaaaCAAACCTTTCAAATTCTTAACTCatcataggctatttcaaaagcctttgagacaaactttcaaccatatcaaatcaaattccaaattctaaggcgtacaaccctgtccccgaactacgtagactctgatcctccataaggaggtacgtaggaaCTTGGCAACAAGGTgggtcccctcccccataaatctcattttgtcccgatttTATTTCTTAGAATTACAAACCTTTAATTATGATAATATTTGCCATtttaccctattaactttctgtcacctttctttatattaaccctataatgcaaaccataggaaagggttgagggtgcctaacaccttccctcgacctgaatatagtatcttaccctgatctcttaactgcgcgaggtttcctattcgccttggtagaataggtggcgactctaatctttaatttttagggcaggttgctacaattagatggatgttaagagtgcctttttaaatggttatatagttgaagaagtttatgttcaccaacctcctggttttgaagactctaagtctccagatcatgtttttaaactaaataaatcattatatggtttgaagcaagctcccagagcttggtatgaaagattaagttctttccttctggataatggtttcacaagaggaaaagtagacacaacccTCTTCTGTAAAACTTATAAAAGGATATTcttatttgtcaaatttatgtagatgatattatttttggaacatctaatgctacacttggaaaggagtttgctaagtctatgcagacagaatttgagatgagcatgatgggagaactcaaatatttcctaggcattcagatcaatcaaacctctgaaggaacctatgttcatcagactaagtatgtcaaagaacttctgaagaagttcaaactatctgaaagcaaagaagcaaaaactccaatgcatctAACTTGCGTTTTAGgtaggatgaggtaagcaagaaggtagatcagaagatctacataGGTATGATAGGATCTATTCTCTATCTGactacttctagacctgatattttattcagtttatgcttgtgtgctagattccaatcagatcctagagaatatcacttaactgctgttaatagaattcttaggtatctgaaaggtactactaatgttggtttagtctacagaagatctgaagaacacaacttagtaggatattgtgatacTGATTACACTGGAGATATagtagaaagaaaaagtacttctggaagttgccagtttctgggaagtaacctgatctcctggtacagcaagaagcgagcaacaattgcactctctacaacagaagcagaatatgtagctgttgctggatgtagtacacatatgctctggatgaaaagtcaactagaagattatcagatatatgagagtaacattcctatattttgtgataatacttctgctatttgtttatctaaaaatcctattttacattctaaagctaaacatatagagattaaacatcagtttattagggactatgttcagaagggtgttctttctgtaaactttgttgatacagaccatcaatgggctgatatctttacaaaaccccttactgaagataggtttaagttcattctgaagaacatcagtatggatttatgcccagaatgaagttATGAGATGATCTGATATGTGGATTAGTGTGAagattatgttttatttattttcttattttacctgtcagatgttctgattatgcatgttcatatggatactctgaaactgttattactaacgtttcatgtgTCTAAGTATGACTCCGAACTTCTGCTAAAGCAAAATAGTTGTCACTAGCTATTCTAGATGATGACCGCGTGTTCATCAGAAGGGACAAgtatgcgtgcagttgatgagacgccgccctaggtaactgtgcaaatcttttcaaatctcacgctaACCTCCACTAACGTCTTTCAACATTTATGATAATTGATTCAGATTCTGTAACTGTCTCATTCATAACTCCATTGCATTCTTCATTTTAAATCCGTGTCTATATAAACACTTGCATTCTCATTTTATCTCTTTTcactccttcatcatcttcattattATATGCAATTCTGTCTCCTTTTCTGCTTTCACTTAAACCTTAAACGAAAGAATCTCAGAAAACTCAACTGTTCATCAATGGCGTCTTCGTCTGTTCAACACGATGCTTCGTCTtctcaacagcaacaacaacaacaacaacaaactgtCTTCTCTCCATCGAAAACCTGTCTAATTCCGATGGCTGAATTAGAAGTTCTCTATGAAACAATGGTTGACTTTGATAATCTTCAAGAACACAACTTTAACTTGAAGAATAATATGTTGGATCAAGGCTGGGAACCACTCTTCAACCGTctgattggaccagtttacccagaAATTGTTAAGGAGTTTTGGGTTCATGCTAAGTTAATGCCAAAAGCAATTCTTTCTTTCATTTGTGGCCAAGAGATCTCCATTACTAAAAACCTGATCAGAAGATTGCTGGGTCTGGAAGGTTGTTTTGGTGCTGCTGGAGCAATCGTAGGCAGAACAGATTGGGATGCTATCTATGCTGAAATCTTCACTTCTGGAGAAGGTTCTACTTGTATCAAGGATTTGAAGGATCCCTGCAGAATCTGGGccaagattcttctaggttgCATCTATCACAGAAAGGCTACTGCCTCTCCAAACTACATTAATCAAGAtcaacaatacattctgtattgtattggGAAAGGCGAGAAAGTAGACCTTCCTTACATTTTGTTCATccacatgtggaatcatgtgagGGACTCTGGAGAGCAAGCCAGACTAAAGACTCCAAAGATCAGAAGGAACATCATTCCTCTAGGAAGACTGATCTATGACATTCTGATTGAGACTAATTTGGTGCAAGATATGTTGGACACTGGAATTGTTAAAGATCTGCATGTAACGTGTGGGAGCACTATGAATGCTCacactttgaagaaaatgaaattgATAGAGAACATTGTCGCTCCTCCCAGAGTGGTAAATTAGATCTTGTCTAGAAGGATTCCTGCTCTGGCTGATTTTGAGCTCTTCTTCAAGAATGAGCATCCTAGCACAATCCTCTTTTATCTGGAAAAGTGTTTAAAGGAAGGCTTTAAGTTTGATCCAGCATGGCTGAGCGACAGAGTGCTTCCAACTATAGCTGATCCTGATCCAGCtcagaagaaaaataagaaagaacagaaaaaggagaagaagtagaagaaagacaagaaggaaaagaaagaagagaagaaagataagaaagaaaagaaagaagagaagaaagataagaaagaaaagaaaaaagagaagaaagataagaaagaaaagaaagaagagaagaaggaaaaagaagaaaagaaggagaagaagagaaagtctGTTGGAGATGGACCATCAAagcctcagaagaagaagaagaaatcttcAGGTATTTCTATAACTGAGTCTGTTCCTATTCCTGTTTTTAATTCTGAACATATATCAACAGAACCTCAACCAGAAAAACAACCTGGTTCTGATCAATCAAATAACTCCCTCAAGGTACCCAGATCATCTGAATCTCTTAGGAAACTAATAGAAGACATAGAAAACCATGATGACTCGGAACCTGAAAAATCACCAGAAAATCATCCTCAAACCACCAACCAATCCCCatcaacggcgccaaaaacttgatcggaaaattatAGCAAGCGTACTATTTTCTCGATGTAGTAGTAATTGGGGGTATCCCCAGTGTCGATCTCCTGAGGACTGCGCAGAAAGTTAAGTGTCTTAACacattcaattgaacaaaaactccttggtttgtttcaatgttgtatgcaaaattataaaataagaaTTAAAAGATTAATAACTAAATAAACTTGTATGAGATAAATTGTAAAGTAATGCTAGGGGATGGTGTATGAAATTCCTTATAATAACAATACTCTTAAAATTAACCAGATCACTACTAATTCATATCATCACCAATTTTGAGTGTGACTTTCCAAATTTCCTTTAGGGAAAATCATATAATATTTCCTTTATACCCAAATTCCTTCGTTGTATAATAAGAATACTAATCTCTTTGTTTCAGCAGAAGAGTTACGTTTACAAATCTATATCTCAATTCCTTGATGATactgatttatatttttatataaaagcattaaccttggtttttccgacctaacgttaaccataaatcaaaaccttattttccaataatggtttgcattaagaatactatataaaaatatgatagtgaaaaagttatgaaattactaataatacgagcaaattgtcattacaataggaaatcagggacaccccctagcattggggggtttagcctctcatgttcataaaattaaaaacaaacatagtGAAAGAGAAACTCATTACAATAGAATTAggatgactttgatcttcaatagctTCCGCGGTTGAGAGATCTCCGTTTTCCCAACAATCGCATGTCTCTGCTCTTCCCCCAAATTGTACgtgaaaattaaaattcaattccaAAAAGATACCCTCTTCTCATGAAAAATAGGTTTAAGTAGTGATACTATGTTTCCATCTGGTGCAGAATGACAAAATTGCCCTTAATGAGTCCAAACTGAACAATCAGCAAAAATTGAAAAAATCTTCACGTtcacgctgacacggccgtgtcaaacgacacgggctgcccgtgtcagcttctgcccacgCCATTCTTCTTCTGATTCCGTGACACTGGCCTTGTCAAACGACACTGGCAGCCtgtgtcaaacgacactggccgtgtcaaacgacactggcaGCCTGTATTTTCTTctgctcttgttctaattcttCTAGAAACTTTCCTTTTTCCTGAAATCAATAAACACTACCAAAACAACGTCTCAAAAGCATCTAATTagaaatataattaaaacaagAACCGATTTGCAAAACATGAAGTAAATTAACTAAAACGATAGAAAACTAAACCATGGTGTTACCGGAATGAGCGATTTCTTACCAAATAATCGATGGAAAGTAtgtaaaattggtgaccgatcacaaccccaaacttatctcattgcttgtcctcacgcAATGCATGAACAGACAAAACTAAGGTCACCCCTGAATTCAACTTACCACAATACAACCATGCTTTTCGCAACTCAACTTCCACCATTCCGGTCAATCTTGTCAGTTACACAACCCGAATCGCCCGCTTCACTTCCACATTAAAGTACTCCTTCACCTGTAAGCTCTTTCACACATCTCACTAATTCTCTCTGGGTTAAGAATAACAATTCACTCACAAGTCATAATATGCAATaccaacttttaaatttgaataaattctactttcatacacaaacattttgcacacactttttgaggtcttttgggttgtaacggggcttaggacagGTGGGATAAACAAAGAAACGGATACACAAAGGTTTTGAGGGCTTGGCAATCATGTTGTCTTTCTTGTCATTGTGCTTATTTTAATACGATGGGGTTTAACATTGAGTCTTTACTTTCACTCAATTATTCGGGTATTTCAAATATAACCAAGTCGTTTAGCCAGGACAAGTGTGTTTTTATGAgatctatatttttttttcttcttctcttttttttttcggaGCATTCAAGAGTCtccaatttttttttctctttttttttcacttGCCCTTTTCGTATCAGgttcaccaccccaaacttagaacTTCGAACAATTTCTACATCTACAACATTTATGCCGAGCACGGGTAAAAgggaaatttttttttctttttggccaaGGGGTAGTATATGCGGtttaaaaacaaacaagggatactGTAACAACCcgtttttttagtatttattttattataatattttatacttttggtgtgttaaattaattatttaatcgctaagagatttaattattaatttaattaattaaacttgagttcatttgtgtttaatagaattaaagtaagttattagagagttagattaattgggcctatttattggagtgataagcaattagagggtgttattaattttaaagcccaatatgataaataaagatagtaagagaggaaatgaGGAGTAGAAACATCATTTATCATTTTTctggttttcaagaatagaagtggaggagaggaacaagaagaggaagctagggttttggaggagaaatcaagaggtaagggggagaatccctaatcattgtgggttagtataatggggtaattggtaggttaacatatttatatttatcCACAGTTAAACCTAATAAAATATGTGGTTGATTTCTGTTTAGTATACTAGATCTGTTGATGAATTGAAATCTGGAAAACCAAAGCTTAATGCCGAAAATGAATGTTGTTGTTTAGTATAATGCCGTTCCATTTCTTTTCATATCGTTGCAGTACCTATGCTAGAGTCACATGACCACTTAAAACACTACTTTTGCGTActgaaaaaaaaaactcgatcACTGTTCATTGCTTGTGGCAAATTGAAGAAAAACGCAAGACCCACTTGCTTGTGAATGAACATGCGCAATGATATACCATTGGCCAATTGACACACGTGAAAATACATAACATTATTAAATGGGAATGCTACTGTTGATACCTTAATTGAATAAAAGAAGAAAACGAACGACACTTGTTATGTAATGCGCCCCTTACTGTAGTGGGCCTTAAGTTATATAACATTAACATGTTCATATATGACATTGTGGATTTACTTACTGTAGCATATTTTACATAAAGAATGAATTAAGACCTTTTTTTTTTCATGCCCTGTTTCGGTTTTGGCTTTTAATGAAATGTGAGCACCCTGCCATTAAATGCAAATACATTTTAACAATAGGAGTGTGGCTGAACCAAGTTTGTTTAATTAAAGTGATGAATATATAGATTAATTAATACATGGATATATTCTTTGATTATTTTAGGTTGAAACTTCTATGAGTAGTTAAATAGTACCCTCCAAATGACTCTTAGGTTATTATGAAAAGAGTAAATCATATATAATTGATAACTTAGGGGTTAGCATGTGATAGTATTAATTACTAGTATTAATTAAAATGGTGGATTTGAAATTGTGTGTCgactattatatgtgaataatgcttaagTGATGAGAATAtggtgtacaatattgtggataattcatagagtggattattgtgatatgcgaaatattaagatggtagagatgatcttaattgcatatgctTGTTAAcgttgtacatacattcatatcatggtgtgccttgaaacaaaggtggtttgctttgaaacaaaggcgaggcttagattctaaagtgaatcggaagcggtaaactatatgtttacgtttggtggcctttggtcttgtccggatcggaagcgtggcttggattctagatattgaatcggaaagcggtgaaaccttgggttcacaattcggtaccacatgcatagcgtcacatatcttgcattgagtcacgttaaaattatgcgataattgagtatgtgaaattgatgtagttgtgatatgtgtatgagtttgataattgaaaagcGAGTGAAGTTGAATACGTATTTGAttaaatgtatgaatatgtgataattatgattgtgtacttgattgagaatataatagtagaattaaAAGACTATACTATTTAAGCTTattgtatactcgataacatgtgaaaatAGGTGGATTACTATTATATATATGGTTATACATAgtatgattaattacttgaagtgctgatttaaccattgtatcccgttatactttcttcataatggttcgtattctcacccttctgttttaatgttgctctcgtttggcgacatgcaggttctggagtttagtagctcgtgcgggacttagccggaggttcttccttggttattggagactaggtagtgagtcgatgctctggtcatgtaacactgggtagactaggtgtattgaactcatgttatatttgcgtatgtattatgctatgacttgtGAACTTATTTATCGGTTACATGTTATTTTGAAAGGCTTATAAGCCAAACCCTTTGATTATACTTTATGTTAAATTGAGACtattagtcgatgtatgatcatggtatgggacatgaatcattatgaatcacatgagtatcatattttccgctatgaatgcatatccaggttaaattgtaatcttatattgagtgttattaaaatgaccaggtgTGTTGTGTtgtgtagataaatgctgtcagtttttttaaggtttttagttcttctaaaagcatcgATGTGGCGCCCTTCTGATTTATATGCAtgctattctctgattatatgttaaatattattGGGGTatgaaaaggggtgttacattagtggtatcagagcctggtcgaccagttggtcaatagtcgtTAATGTTTCCTTATcttgttgtatttgatttgtgtatctgacacgatcgatactgtttgtctggttgtttggttgactaggacgatggttgcaggcaggaatgatgatgctattgctgaAGCATTGGCGATGTTGGCTGGTGCTATTGGTCAGATTCCTCCAGCGAATGCGGGTAACCGGAACGGGGATGATGATGAGTACCGTGCTTTAGGGagattccagaggaacaatcctcctgtcTTTGAAGGTGAACATGAACcagataaagctcaagcttggctgaaggcgattgagaagatcttCAGAGTTATGAACTGTAATGATGCTCAGaaagtgcagtttggtactcataTGCTAGAAAAGGAGGCTGAAGATTGGTGGAACAATACTCTTCAGaggtttgaagaagatggaattgaggttacttgggatcttttccgTGATGTCTTCTTAGAGAACTATTTTCCTGAAGATTGTCGTGGgaagaaagaggtggagttccttgagttgaagcaaggaaatggtactgttgctgtttatgctgctaagtttcaggagcttatcaagtattgtcctcactatAATACTGCTAATGCTGAGAGATCTaaatgtttgaagtttgtgaatggtttgaggcatgatatcaagaaggctattggttaccaacagattacCCGTTTTACTGAGTTAGTTAacaagagtcggatttatgatgaggatagtagagaGAGTGCTTCTCTCTACAAGAGTTTGAAAGGAAAGAATCAGGATCGGGAGAAACCGTATGATGACAAGAGGAAACaagctggttttggcaagaagccaagttgGGGAAGAtcttctactccacttaagtgcttCAAATATGGTGTTGAGGGTCATAAAGCTACTGAGTGCAAGAAGGAGGTtactacttgtttcaagtgtggcaagtatGGTCACATAGCTACTAATTGTAGAGGTGGTTCGAatgtgacttgtttcaactgtggagagAAAGGCCACGTTAGTACAAAATGtgacaagccaaagaaggagcaagcaaAAGGAAAAGTGTTCGCATTGTCTGGTGCGGGAGCCACCACTGATGAGAGGCTAATTCAAGGTACGTGCTTCAtaaatggtacacctttgattgctattattgataccggtgtgacacattctttcattttcttggATTGTGCtaggagattgaatcttgtattatctgatatgcgtagaagtatggttattgatacacctgctatgggttctgtttctacttcttatgtaTGTCTGAATTGTccattgagtatctttggtagggatttcgggatcgatttagtttgtcttcctttagaacaacttgatgtgattttgggcatgaattggttggaatttaaccgtgtgtatatcaactgttttgataagacggtcatctttcctgagAATTGTACTAAAGAAGATTTATTCTTGTCCGCTAAGCAAGTCGGCGAATCAATTCAAGGTGGAgctgaattgtttatgttgttaGCAACCTTAGATGTGCACGAGAAGAGAACCATTGAGGAATTGCATATAGTTTGTGAatttgcggaggtatttcctgatGATATAATTGATTTACCACCAGAAcgagaagttgagttttcgattgatttagttcctggaactagtcctgtatcgatggctccatataggatgtccgcttcagagttgaaagagttgaagagtcaactagaagaattgcttgagaagagatttattcgtcctagtgtatcgccgtggggtgcaccttttctattggtcaagaagaaagaaggttcgatgagattatgtgttgattatagacaattgaacaaagtgacgattaagaaccgatatccacttccgagaattgatgacttgatggatcagttgtttggagcatgtgtgtttagtaagattgatttgaggtctagtTATCATCAGATTCGCGTTAGAGCTGAGGATATTCAGAAAACTGCTTTtcggacgaggtatggtcattacgaatattctgtgatgccgtttggtgtgactaatgcacctggcgTGTTCAtgaaatatatgaataggatctttcatgacTACCTAGATAAGTTTGTTGTAgtattcattgatgacatcttgatttactCTAAGAGTGATGAAGGGCATGCTGAGCACTTGAgggttgttttgtccgtgttgaaagagaagaagttgtttgctaagctatctaaatgtgaattttggttaagtgaagtaagctttcttgggcatgtgatttcaaGTGGAGGCATTTCTGTTGATCCTTCGAAGATAGAAgctgtatctcaatgggaagctcctaagtctgttgctgagattagaagttttcttggtttggctggttattacaggaagttcattgagggattttctaagttgtcgttaccgttgacGCAGTTGACTAGAAAAGGGCAAGCCTTTATTTGTACTTCGCAATGTGAAGAGAATTTCCAAGAACTCaagagaagattgacttctgCTCCCATTTTGATTTTAACGGATCTGTTAGAACCTTTCGTGGTATACTGTGATGCTTCTTTGTTGGGATTGGGAGGTGTTCTAatgcaaaaaggacaagttgtagcttatgcttcaaggcaactcaaAGTTCATGAGATGAATTATCCTACACATGATCTAGGGTTagcagctgtggtgtttgtgttaaAACTCTGgagacattatttgtttggatcaaggtttgatgtgtttagtgatcacaagagcttgaagtacttgttcgatcagaaagagttgaatatgagacaaagaagatggttggagttcttgaaagactatgattttggtttaaactatcatcctggaaaagcgaatgttgtagccgatgcattgagtaggaagtcattgcacatgtctatgttgatggttcGAGAGtttgaattgttggaacaatttagagacttgagtttgttATGTGAAGAGACTTCTAGTGGTgtgaagcttggtatgttgaagcttactagtggtattttggatgatattCGAGAAGGACAGAAATCTGATTTGGGTTTGGTTGATCGAttcacattgattaatcaaggaagaggtggtgactttcggattgatgagaatggtattatGAGGTGTCGTGATCGGGTTTGTGTTCCAGATGTTGCGGACTTGAGAAAGAGGATTCTTGAGGAggggcatagaagtggtttgagtattcatcctggcgctactaaaatgtatcaagatttgaggaaaatgttttggtggcaaggtatgaagaaggacatagcggaatttgtgtattcttgt includes these proteins:
- the LOC131618748 gene encoding uncharacterized protein LOC131618748, giving the protein MNCNDAQKVQFGTHMLEKEAEDWWNNTLQRFEEDGIEVTWDLFRDVFLENYFPEDCRGKKEAIGYQQITRFTELVNKSRIYDEDSRESASLYKSLKGKNQDREKPYDDKRKQAGFGKKPSWGRSSTPLKCFKYGVEGHKATECKKEVTTCFKCGKYGHIATNCRGGSNVTCFNCGEKGHVSTKCDKPKKEQAKGKVFALSGAGATTDERLIQGD